A genomic window from Triticum urartu cultivar G1812 chromosome 7, Tu2.1, whole genome shotgun sequence includes:
- the LOC125524315 gene encoding uncharacterized protein LOC125524315 produces MAPPATSMADIPDVMLEEIFLRLTAAEDLARASTTCPSFRRVIADHAFLRRYRALHPPPLLGLLQDTFSPAQPPHPSAIAARAFLGFDFSCSSFLPSTPGHTWRPVDFFDGRALLVGPPDKEDRQFWVKDLAVCDPIHHRYVLLPAVPDDLKALAPQLDLLNLEAFLAPGQNEEDPLSFRVMCVAQCTTKLLILVFSSSLGGQGQWHAHTFDQWSGQATSASDGSFIHSHGGLSNRQFVHGCFYWHLHFRNELLVLDVRAMELSAINLPPERGTNSFALVEAAEGMLGMLTEGYGEDHDSDPFWLTYSILRNNQWHLNKVIQLPVNDAALVGVAGGYLLLEALYTTTAQEALNFGCFSVDVKTLQVEFFAELSKPFMYARLYAGFPPSLCAPTI; encoded by the coding sequence ATGGCACCGCCGGCGACGTCCATGGCCGATATACCGGATGTGATGCTCGAGGAAATCTTCCTCCGCCTCACCGCTGCTGAAGACCTCGCCCGCGCCTCCACCACCTGCCCCTCCTTCCGCCGTGTCATCGCCGACCATGCCTTCCTGCGCCGATACCGTGCTCTCCACCCGCCGCCTCTCCTCGGCCTGCTCCAAGACACCTTCAGCCCAGCCCAGCCGCCACACCCCTCCGCCATCGCCGCTCGCGCCTTCCTTGGCTTCGACTTCTCCTGCTCATCCTTCCTCCCCTCCACCCCCGGCCATACCTGGCGTCCAGTTGATTTCTTTGACGGGCGCGCCCTCCTCGTCGGCCCCCCAGACAAAGAAGACCGCCAATTTTGGGTCAAGGACCTCGCTGTGTGCGACCCCATTCACCACCGCTATGTCCTGCTGCCCGCCGTTCCAGACGACCTAAAAGCGCTGGCACCTCAACTGGACCTCCTCAATCTGGAGGCCTTCCTTGCTCCTGGCCAGAATGAGGAGGACCCTTTATCATTCAGGGTGATGTGCGTGGCGCAATGCACAACTAAACTGCTCATTCTCGTCTTCTCCTCCTCTTTGGGTGGACAAGGACAGTGGCATGCTCATACATTTGATCAATGGAGTGGTCAGGCTACATCTGCTTCTGATGGTTCATTTATCCACTCTCATGGTGGGTTGTCCAATCGTCAATTCGTCCACGGATGCTTCTATTGGCATTTGCATTTTCGGAACGAGTTGCTCGTGCTGGACGTGCGTGCAATGGAATTGTCTGCCATCAACCTCCCACCTGAACGAGGGACTAACAGTTTTGCCCTTGTTGAGGCAGCAGAAGGGATGCTCGGAATGCTCACTGAAGGCTATGGCGAGGACCACGATAGTGACCCATTTTGGCTCACGTATTCTATTCTGagaaataaccaatggcacttgAACAAGGTCATCCAATTGCCAGTAAACGATGCTGCTCTTGTTGGTGTAGCCGGGGGATACCTGCTCCTAGAAGCGTTGTACACCACAACTGCACAAGAGGCGCTGAACTTTGGATGCTTTTCCGTGGACGTCAAGACATTGCAGGTCGAGTTTTTCGCTGAGCTTAGCAAACCATTCATGTATGCTCGACTATATGCTGGTTTCCCACCATCATTGTGTGCACCAACTATTTGA